The Devosia sp. SD17-2 genome includes a region encoding these proteins:
- a CDS encoding endonuclease domain-containing protein, producing MSQLARRLRKNPTPAEIRFWRLIAPLRTRHHFRKQVPMVRYVVDFASHSAKLIVEIDGDSHYLGDGQRRDAARDAVLGEHGYRVLRFTNDEVMHSAEGVYLALARALGEAD from the coding sequence ATGTCGCAGCTGGCGCGCAGGCTGAGGAAGAACCCTACACCGGCGGAAATCCGGTTCTGGCGATTGATCGCGCCGCTTCGAACCCGTCATCACTTTCGCAAGCAAGTCCCGATGGTGCGCTATGTGGTCGACTTTGCCAGCCACTCAGCCAAGCTGATCGTCGAGATCGACGGCGACAGCCATTATCTTGGTGATGGGCAGCGTCGCGACGCCGCGCGGGATGCGGTTTTGGGCGAGCATGGCTATCGCGTGTTGCGGTTCACCAATGATGAGGTGATGCATAGCGCTGAAGGCGTTTATCTGGCGCTGGCCAGAGCGCTGGGGGAAGCGGATTGA